One Aegilops tauschii subsp. strangulata cultivar AL8/78 chromosome 7, Aet v6.0, whole genome shotgun sequence genomic window carries:
- the LOC141026977 gene encoding uncharacterized protein, producing the protein MSVGLAFDAALHTPAHLLWVMSHDPEDFLVLFELPGHHDNVVRLGSLTIDGVAFTIKPWHEDDHAVHQDFMLHVRVVIEKMLLQMWSLEGTAEVLGVNCIIDRLDTRTHECGHTRTFACWVWVWDVAFIATKHTIWRAARVETMMGASPPSREVAPPPPASSSTSCSSTSTAWKKAGHAAPTGQWGRARRAKQQPLHRSSGATHPCSTDPPHPSTPKTRASATPIRKSARQACAGHKAPVAQRASLLLVKKLGLLGPKEAMTAKAAKALIKRFDEALTDEDIAIIAKLTRLEPEALRITGGTAGPDAVADSLV; encoded by the exons ATGTCGGTGGGACTTGCGTTCGATGCCGCGCTCCACACGCCGGCGCATCTGCTGTGGGTCATGAGCCATGATCCGGAGGACTTCCTGGTGCTGTTCGAGCTGCCTGGCCACCATGACAACGTTGTCCGCCTTGGCTCCCTCACCATCGACGGCGTCGCCTTCACCATCAAGCCGTGGCATGAGGATGACCACGCCGTGCACCAGGACTTCATGCTGCACGTGCGGGTGGTCATAGAAAAGATGCTGCTGCAAATGTGGTCGCTGGAGGGCACGGCGGAGGTGCTCGGCGTCAACTGCATCATCGACCGCCTCGACACCCGCACGCACGAGTGTGGACACACTCGGACATTTGCGTGCTGGGTGTGGGTGTGGGACGTCGCCTTCATCGCCACCAAGCACACCATCTGGCGGGCCGCGCGCGTCGAGACCATGATGGGCGCCTCTCCTCCGAGCCGCGaggtcgccccccccccccccgcgtcaaGCAGCACCAGCTGCTCATCCACGTCGACTGCATGGAAGAAAG CAGGTCATGCAGCTCCAACTGGGCAGTGGGGACGGGCACGCAGGGCCAAGCAGCAGCCTCTTCACCGAAGCTCTGGTGCCACTCATCCCTGCTCCACCGACCCGCCACACCCCAGCACCCCCAAGACCCGCGCCAGTGCCACACCGATCAGGAAGAGCGCACGGCAGGCGTGTGCGGGCCACAAGGCCCCCGTGGCGCAGCGCGCCTCCCTGCTGCTGGTCAAGAAGCTCGGCCTGCTCGGCCCCAAGGAAGCCATGACTGCAAAAGCTGCTAAGGCCCTCATCAAGCGCTTCGACGAGGCCCTCACCGATGAAGACATTGCCATCATCGCCAAGCTCACCCGCCTCGAACCGGAGGCGCTTCGCATCACAGGCGGCACGGCCGGCCCCGATGCTGTTGCTGATAGCCTAGTTTAG